One region of Primulina tabacum isolate GXHZ01 chromosome 1, ASM2559414v2, whole genome shotgun sequence genomic DNA includes:
- the LOC142540155 gene encoding spermine synthase isoform X1: MEGDELKDLDCQRTMDGWESSNNGSGKAILIPACCLKAKASQPELGSKSHSTVVSGWFSETQPSSDKSGKQVYFNNPMWPGEAHSLKVEKILFQEKSKYQEVLVFQSSAYGRVLVLDGILQLTEKDECAYQEMIAHLPLCSIESPKNVLVVGGGDGGVLREICRHSSVELIDICEIDQMVIDVSKKFFPELAMGFEDPRVCLHVGDGTSIEFLKQAPEGKYDAIIVDSSDPVGPAQELVEKPFFKNIGRALRPGGVLCNMAESMWLHTHLINDIIYICREIFKGSVHYAWSSVPTYPSGVIGFLLCSTEGPPVDFVHPINPIEKLRGALEFRRELKFYNTEIHEAAFALPSFVKREVAALH, translated from the exons ATGGAGGGCGACGAATTAAAAGATTTGGACTGCCAGAGGACCATGGATGGGTGGGAGAGTAGCAACAATGGCTCGGGCAAGGCCATTCTTATCCCAGCATGTTGCTTAAAAGCTAAAGCATCCCAACCTGAGCTTGGTTCCAAGTCCCATTCGACTGTTGTTTCTGGATGGTTCTCTGAAACACAGCCGTCCTCCG ATAAATCTGGGAAGCAAGTGTATTTCAACAATCCAATGTGGCCAG GAGAAGCACATTCCCTGAAGGTGGAGAAGATTTTGTTTCAGGAGAAGTCAAAATACCAGGAGGTTCTGGTTTTCCAG TCCTCAGCATATGGGAGAGTACTTGTGCTGGACGGCATTCTTCAGCTGACAGAGAAAGATGAATGTGCTTACCAGGAGATGATAGCCCATCTCCCCCTTTGCTCTATTGAATCCCCCAAAAAT GTTTTGGTAGTTGGTGGTGGTGATGGTGGAGTTCTTAGGGAAATTTGTCGTCACAGCTCCGTGGAGTTGATCGATATTTGTGAGATAGATCAGATGGTCATAGAT GTAAGCAAGAAATTCTTTCCGGAGTTGGCTATGGGTTTTGAGGACCCTCGTGTATGCCTTCATGTTGGTGATGGTACAT CTATTGAATTTTTAAAGCAAGCACCTGAAGGGAAATATGATGCAATTATTGTCGATTCATCCGACCCTGTGG GTCCGGCTCAGGAGCTGGTGGAGAAACCATTTTTTAAGAACATTGGTCGAGCATTAAGGCCTGGTGGTGTACTCTGTAACATGGCGGAGAGTATGTGGCTCCATACGCATCTAATCAatgatattatttatatttgccGCGAAATATTCAAGGGTTCTGTTCACTATGCGTGGTCTAGTGTTCCTACATATCCAAG TGGAGTTATAGGGTTTCTTTTATGCTCCACGGAAGGGCCACCTGTTGATTTTGTTCACCCTATTAACCCTATCGAGAAGCTGCGGGGTGCTCTCGAGTTTAGGAGAGAACTCAAGTTTTACAACACAGAG ATTCATGAAGCTGCCTTTGCCTTGCCCTCTTTCGTGAAGCGGGAGGTGGCAGCTCTTCATTGA
- the LOC142540155 gene encoding spermine synthase isoform X2 has translation MEGDELKDLDCQRTMDGWESSNNGSGKAILIPACCLKAKASQPELGSKSHSTVVSGWFSETQPSSDKSGKQVYFNNPMWPGEAHSLKVEKILFQEKSKYQEVLVFQSSAYGRVLVLDGILQLTEKDECAYQEMIAHLPLCSIESPKNVLVVGGGDGGVLREICRHSSVELIDICEIDQMVIDVSKKFFPELAMGFEDPRVCLHVGDAIEFLKQAPEGKYDAIIVDSSDPVGPAQELVEKPFFKNIGRALRPGGVLCNMAESMWLHTHLINDIIYICREIFKGSVHYAWSSVPTYPSGVIGFLLCSTEGPPVDFVHPINPIEKLRGALEFRRELKFYNTEIHEAAFALPSFVKREVAALH, from the exons ATGGAGGGCGACGAATTAAAAGATTTGGACTGCCAGAGGACCATGGATGGGTGGGAGAGTAGCAACAATGGCTCGGGCAAGGCCATTCTTATCCCAGCATGTTGCTTAAAAGCTAAAGCATCCCAACCTGAGCTTGGTTCCAAGTCCCATTCGACTGTTGTTTCTGGATGGTTCTCTGAAACACAGCCGTCCTCCG ATAAATCTGGGAAGCAAGTGTATTTCAACAATCCAATGTGGCCAG GAGAAGCACATTCCCTGAAGGTGGAGAAGATTTTGTTTCAGGAGAAGTCAAAATACCAGGAGGTTCTGGTTTTCCAG TCCTCAGCATATGGGAGAGTACTTGTGCTGGACGGCATTCTTCAGCTGACAGAGAAAGATGAATGTGCTTACCAGGAGATGATAGCCCATCTCCCCCTTTGCTCTATTGAATCCCCCAAAAAT GTTTTGGTAGTTGGTGGTGGTGATGGTGGAGTTCTTAGGGAAATTTGTCGTCACAGCTCCGTGGAGTTGATCGATATTTGTGAGATAGATCAGATGGTCATAGAT GTAAGCAAGAAATTCTTTCCGGAGTTGGCTATGGGTTTTGAGGACCCTCGTGTATGCCTTCATGTTGGTGATG CTATTGAATTTTTAAAGCAAGCACCTGAAGGGAAATATGATGCAATTATTGTCGATTCATCCGACCCTGTGG GTCCGGCTCAGGAGCTGGTGGAGAAACCATTTTTTAAGAACATTGGTCGAGCATTAAGGCCTGGTGGTGTACTCTGTAACATGGCGGAGAGTATGTGGCTCCATACGCATCTAATCAatgatattatttatatttgccGCGAAATATTCAAGGGTTCTGTTCACTATGCGTGGTCTAGTGTTCCTACATATCCAAG TGGAGTTATAGGGTTTCTTTTATGCTCCACGGAAGGGCCACCTGTTGATTTTGTTCACCCTATTAACCCTATCGAGAAGCTGCGGGGTGCTCTCGAGTTTAGGAGAGAACTCAAGTTTTACAACACAGAG ATTCATGAAGCTGCCTTTGCCTTGCCCTCTTTCGTGAAGCGGGAGGTGGCAGCTCTTCATTGA